From the genome of Phycicoccus duodecadis:
CATCATCGAGGGCGACCGCAACGAGCGGCTGGCCCAGCGCCGGTTCGAAGAGGCGCAGGACGCCGCGGAAAACGCCGCCGAGAAGACCCGAGAAAGCGCCGACCCGGACAATCGTGAGCGCCCCGCCGGCTGATTCCTGAGAGTTTTCCCGGTTTCTTCTTTACCCTGGCTTTACCTGGACTATCGTCTGTCGATACCCGTTCTGGTGCATGCTCTCGTGTGCCCCGGAAATGAGAACCCACCCCGAAGGAACACCCCATGGCCAAGAAGGTTCAGGTCCTCCTCGTCGATGACGTCGACAAGGAGTCCCCGGCTGACGAGACCGTGACGTTCGCTCTCGACGGCGTCAGCTACGAGATCGACCTCACCACGGAGAACGCGTCCAAGCTGCGCGACTCGCTCGCCCTGTGGATCGGCCACGCCGAGCGCACCGGCGGTCGCCGCACCGCCCGCACCACCACCGCCCGCCCCGGCCGGCGCGACGTCGGCGCCATCCGCGACTGGGCACGCCAGAACGGCTACGACATCAGCGACCGCGGCCGCATCTCCACCGAGGTCCAAGAGGCCTACGAGAAGGCCACCTCCTGACGAGCGAGCGCTCGACCACGGCGGCGGCACCCGACC
Proteins encoded in this window:
- a CDS encoding histone-like nucleoid-structuring protein Lsr2, with the protein product MAKKVQVLLVDDVDKESPADETVTFALDGVSYEIDLTTENASKLRDSLALWIGHAERTGGRRTARTTTARPGRRDVGAIRDWARQNGYDISDRGRISTEVQEAYEKATS